From one Mytilus galloprovincialis chromosome 13, xbMytGall1.hap1.1, whole genome shotgun sequence genomic stretch:
- the LOC143056560 gene encoding putative transporter slc-17.2 — MVKTGNISSESRVNNSYPEHCKLQIDGQNPIENAEFDWDKSTQAKLLSSFFYGYICTQIIGGWLSDTYGGRRVFGIALIISGISSLVTPVCARTSVYAVFVARVILGLSSGVVLPSGNSIIGRWAPLFEKSKLTSFACLGVAFGIVVSFITSGYLCKHGFDNGWGSIFYLTGGCTVLWAVAWFLVARDTPDQNKWISKEELNYIKSNIQFDTSKRTAVVLWCQIATNPAFLAILVAHFCVNWVLYALVTSIPIFMKTVLKYDIKSNGALSSLPFACQVITGFLLSQLVDFLRKRSLISTTLIRRLCSCLGFVGSGVFLIGTGFTSCKDREIAVVYCL; from the exons aatGCAGAATTTGATTGGGACAAATCGACTCAAGCAAAGTTACTGTCCTCCTTTTTCTATGGGTACATATGCACACAAATTATTGGAGGCTGGTTGTCAGATACATATGGCGGTAGACGAGTTTTTGGCATTGCTTTGATAATATCTGGTATTAGCTCACTTGTGACACCAGTTTGTGCCAGAACATCTGTGTATGCAGTATTTGTAGCACGTGTTATCCTAGGACTTTCTTCA GGAGTTGTTCTTCCTTCTGGCAATTCAATTATTGGTCGTTGGGCACCTCTTTTTGAAAAGAGCAAACTGACGTCTTTTGCATGCTTAG GGGTTGCATTTGGTATTGTGGTATCATTTATAACATCTGGTTACCTGTGTAAGCATGGCTTTGATAATGGCTGGGGATCAATTTTTTACTTAACAG GTGGATGTACCGTTTTATGGGCTGTAGCATGGTTTTTAGTTGCTCGGGATACACCAGACCAAAATAAATGGATTTCCAAAGAAGAACTAAATTATATCAAATCGAACATACAATTTGACACAAGCAAGCGG actgctgtTGTTCTGTGGTGTCAGATAGCCACAAATCCTGCATTTCTTGCAATTCTCGTAGCTCACTTTTGTGTAAACTGGGTATTATATGCATTAGTAACAAGTATTCCAATTTTTATGAAgacagttttaaaatatgatataaaaagt AATGGAGCGTTATCGTCATTGCCGTTTGCTTGCCAAGTAATAACTGGATTCTTGCTCAGCCAATTAGTAGATTTCCTGCGTAAAAGAAGTTTAATTTCGACTACACTTATTAGACGCTTATGTTCCTGTCTAG GTTTTGTTGGAAGTGGAGTGTTTCTTATAGGAACTGGTTTCACATCATGCAAAGATCGTGAAATTGCTGTTGTTTATTGTCTTTAG